The following coding sequences lie in one Pseudomonas svalbardensis genomic window:
- the rsmG gene encoding 16S rRNA (guanine(527)-N(7))-methyltransferase RsmG, producing MSSLVTSQHAEELSTGARQLGVTLTETQHAHLLGYLALLIKWNKAYNLTAVRDPDEMVSRHLLDSLSVMSFVENGRWLDVGSGGGMPGIPLAILFPESQVTCLDSNGKKTRFLTQVKLELKLDNLQVIHSRVEAFQPDQPFNGIISRAFSSMENFSNWTRHLGDADTRWLAMKGVHPADELVALPADFHLDSEHALAVPGCQGQRHLLILRRTA from the coding sequence TTGAGTTCGTTGGTCACCTCGCAACACGCAGAAGAGTTATCCACAGGTGCTCGCCAGCTCGGTGTCACGTTGACAGAAACCCAGCATGCTCATCTGCTGGGTTATCTGGCCCTGTTGATAAAATGGAACAAGGCTTACAACCTGACTGCCGTACGCGATCCGGATGAAATGGTTTCCCGTCACTTGCTCGATAGTTTGAGCGTGATGTCGTTCGTCGAAAACGGCCGCTGGCTGGACGTTGGCAGCGGTGGTGGCATGCCGGGTATTCCGTTGGCCATCCTGTTTCCAGAGTCCCAAGTGACCTGCCTCGACAGCAACGGCAAGAAAACCCGCTTCCTGACTCAGGTCAAACTCGAACTCAAACTGGATAACCTGCAAGTTATCCACAGTCGCGTCGAAGCTTTTCAGCCTGATCAGCCATTCAACGGGATCATTTCCCGGGCGTTCAGCAGCATGGAGAACTTCAGCAACTGGACTCGCCACCTCGGCGATGCTGATACACGTTGGCTGGCAATGAAGGGCGTTCATCCCGCCGATGAGCTGGTAGCATTGCCGGCAGACTTCCACCTCGATAGCGAACACGCCCTGGCCGTACCCGGTTGCCAAGGCCAACGCCATCTGCTGATACTGCGCCGCACGGCATGA